Proteins found in one Agarivorans sp. Alg241-V36 genomic segment:
- the nifE gene encoding nitrogenase iron-molybdenum cofactor biosynthesis protein NifE, with product MKRSDIAELLDEPACEHNTGEKSGCARPVPGATAGGCSFDGAQITLLPIADVAHIVHGPIACAGNSWNNRGTRASGRNLFRLGFTTDLNEQDVIMGRAEKRLLHAIKTVVEKHQPPAVFVYVTCVPALEGNDVEAICKLAQSRWQVPVVAVDAAGFYGSKNLGNRIAGEVMVKQVVGSAEPPAKPLMQHDPSRQVNDIVLIGEYNIAGEFWHVSPLLERLGYRVLSCMSGDTRFHEIQTMHRADVAMVVCSRAQINVARMLEESWNIPWFEGSFYGIEDTSASLRSFAKLLGDAQVSRETEVLIAQQESQIRLQLQPYIQRLKGKKALLYTGGVKSWSIVSALQELGISVVATGTKKSTAEDKARIKQIMGDEALMLDEGGAQNLLNVAQQHQADLMIAGGRNMYTALKARLPFLDINQEREHAYAGYQGMLTFAKELCRTLDSAIWPLVTSDAPWTSAAPTKEK from the coding sequence ATGAAACGAAGCGATATAGCCGAGTTATTGGACGAACCTGCTTGCGAGCATAACACCGGAGAAAAATCGGGGTGCGCTAGGCCAGTACCAGGCGCCACTGCCGGCGGCTGCAGTTTTGATGGGGCGCAAATTACCTTATTACCTATTGCCGATGTTGCGCATATTGTCCATGGGCCTATCGCCTGTGCGGGTAATAGTTGGAACAACCGAGGCACTCGAGCATCGGGGCGCAATTTATTTCGCTTAGGTTTTACTACCGATTTGAACGAACAAGACGTCATCATGGGTAGGGCCGAAAAACGTTTACTACACGCGATAAAAACCGTAGTAGAAAAGCATCAACCACCAGCGGTGTTTGTTTATGTTACTTGTGTGCCAGCCCTGGAAGGTAATGATGTAGAAGCCATTTGTAAGCTTGCGCAAAGCCGTTGGCAGGTGCCAGTAGTAGCAGTTGATGCAGCTGGTTTTTATGGCAGTAAAAACCTAGGTAATCGAATTGCCGGTGAGGTGATGGTTAAACAGGTGGTTGGTAGTGCCGAGCCGCCAGCAAAACCGTTAATGCAGCACGACCCATCGCGGCAGGTAAACGATATTGTGCTAATTGGTGAATACAATATTGCTGGTGAGTTTTGGCATGTATCGCCCTTATTAGAACGCCTAGGTTATCGCGTGTTGAGTTGCATGTCGGGAGATACCCGTTTTCACGAAATTCAAACCATGCACCGCGCCGATGTTGCCATGGTGGTTTGCTCCCGAGCACAAATTAATGTTGCCCGAATGCTAGAAGAAAGCTGGAATATCCCTTGGTTTGAAGGCAGCTTCTATGGCATTGAAGATACCTCAGCGTCGTTACGCAGTTTTGCAAAACTATTAGGCGATGCGCAAGTTAGTCGCGAAACTGAAGTTTTAATAGCCCAACAAGAATCTCAAATCCGCCTGCAACTACAACCTTATATACAACGCTTAAAGGGCAAAAAGGCCCTGCTGTATACCGGTGGTGTTAAGTCATGGTCGATTGTGTCGGCGCTGCAAGAGCTTGGTATTAGTGTTGTAGCTACCGGAACCAAAAAATCTACTGCTGAAGACAAAGCAAGAATTAAACAAATAATGGGTGACGAGGCCTTAATGCTAGATGAAGGTGGAGCTCAAAATCTGCTTAATGTAGCCCAGCAACATCAAGCCGACTTAATGATCGCTGGCGGCCGTAACATGTATACCGCCTTAAAAGCGCGTTTGCCATTTCTCGATATTAACCAAGAGCGAGAACACGCCTATGCCGGTTATCAAGGCATGCTCACCTTTGCTAAAGAACTTTGCCGCACCTTAGACAGCGCGATTTGGCCGCTAGTGACAAGTGATGCCCCATGGACCAGCGCTGCGCCAACTAAGGAGAAGTAG
- the nifN gene encoding nitrogenase iron-molybdenum cofactor biosynthesis protein NifN: MTKKVTIKRTALVEQPLKTSAATGATLACMGLDNSIPLMHGSQGCGAFAKVYLIQHYREPIPLQNTAIDHIAAVMGGDDNLSSALKLLCEKHQASLIIVMTTGLTEMQGCDVARVVREFKVQNPQFATSHIVSVTTPDFSGSMQSGFASTIEACVQQLLVDKQLSVPKPSEQIQQLNVFASCALTSADLELITRYCEAFGFNVVLLPNLSDSLDGHLAEEDFSVTSTGGTSLSKLASSVYSTASLVFGDSMLPAASLLEKHFNIPSVAMGTGMGMQQSDLLVMKLAELSNKPVPQWITRQRKRLQDALLDCHFLLSDAKAALALEPDAAAGYCTLLAEVGVSAELVVTTLNTPNLDQLAAQNVVVGDLSDLAGVVDDCELVVGNTHCANTCEPSTPVLRAGFPCHDRFGNSDILQVGYEGARQRLFAMANLLKANHQDEVPAHKSAYRFEPASCTSLPLDS, translated from the coding sequence ATGACAAAGAAAGTTACGATCAAGCGTACCGCTCTGGTAGAGCAACCCTTAAAAACCAGCGCTGCTACTGGCGCTACTTTAGCGTGCATGGGCTTAGATAACTCAATTCCTTTAATGCACGGCTCGCAGGGTTGTGGGGCTTTTGCCAAAGTTTATTTAATTCAGCATTATCGCGAGCCAATCCCGCTGCAGAATACTGCCATTGATCATATAGCAGCAGTAATGGGCGGAGACGACAATCTATCAAGCGCGCTTAAGCTACTGTGTGAAAAACACCAAGCCAGCCTAATTATAGTGATGACTACCGGCCTAACCGAAATGCAAGGCTGCGATGTTGCAAGAGTGGTGCGAGAGTTCAAAGTGCAAAATCCGCAGTTTGCAACAAGTCATATAGTCAGTGTTACCACGCCAGACTTTAGTGGGTCTATGCAAAGCGGTTTTGCCAGTACTATTGAAGCCTGTGTTCAACAGTTGTTAGTGGATAAACAGCTAAGTGTGCCAAAACCTAGCGAGCAGATTCAACAGCTAAACGTGTTTGCATCCTGTGCTTTAACCAGCGCAGATTTGGAGTTGATCACCCGCTATTGCGAGGCATTTGGTTTCAATGTTGTGTTGTTGCCCAACCTAAGTGATTCCTTAGACGGACATTTAGCAGAAGAGGACTTTTCGGTTACCTCTACCGGAGGAACCAGCCTAAGCAAGTTAGCAAGCAGCGTTTACAGTACTGCTAGCTTGGTATTTGGTGACTCTATGCTGCCAGCAGCAAGCCTACTTGAGAAACATTTCAATATTCCTAGTGTTGCTATGGGCACCGGTATGGGCATGCAGCAAAGCGACTTATTGGTGATGAAGCTGGCTGAACTTTCTAATAAACCGGTTCCGCAGTGGATTACACGGCAAAGAAAAAGGCTTCAAGATGCCTTACTCGACTGTCATTTTCTATTATCGGACGCTAAGGCCGCGCTTGCCTTGGAGCCAGACGCCGCTGCTGGTTATTGCACGCTTTTGGCTGAAGTAGGAGTGAGTGCAGAGCTAGTAGTCACCACGCTTAATACACCTAATTTAGACCAACTGGCTGCCCAAAATGTGGTAGTAGGGGACTTATCCGATCTAGCTGGCGTAGTGGATGACTGTGAGTTAGTGGTTGGTAATACTCATTGCGCCAATACGTGTGAGCCCAGCACACCAGTATTGCGAGCGGGTTTTCCGTGTCACGATCGATTCGGCAACAGCGACATCTTACAGGTGGGTTATGAAGGTGCTCGGCAACGGCTGTTTGCCATGGCTAACTTGCTAAAAGCTAATCATCAAGATGAAGTGCCGGCGCATAAAAGCGCTTATCGCTTTGAACCCGCTAGTTGTACTTCACTGCCATTAGATAGCTAG
- a CDS encoding NifB/NifX family molybdenum-iron cluster-binding protein, whose product MNAMQRQLRIIEDGQQREHVFKVAFASESKHCVDQHFGSAHTFLVYGFGEQHIQLLEALQFEQAKPGHDKGRLQQRINALAGCAAVFSNACGHSANQLLKQHGICSLMVDSDTELSVLLGDIHLQFVHQPLPWMYPQALDALEKEQRLNELLDEPW is encoded by the coding sequence ATGAATGCTATGCAAAGACAATTACGCATTATTGAGGATGGCCAACAACGAGAGCATGTGTTCAAAGTGGCCTTCGCTAGCGAAAGTAAACATTGTGTCGATCAGCATTTTGGTAGTGCCCACACCTTTTTAGTTTATGGCTTTGGCGAGCAGCATATTCAGTTGCTAGAAGCACTGCAGTTTGAGCAAGCTAAACCAGGCCACGACAAAGGCCGTTTGCAGCAACGAATCAACGCGCTAGCCGGTTGCGCAGCAGTGTTTAGCAATGCTTGTGGCCATAGTGCTAACCAACTGCTTAAGCAGCACGGTATATGCAGCCTAATGGTAGATAGCGACACCGAGCTGAGTGTATTGCTAGGAGACATACATTTACAGTTTGTTCACCAACCTCTGCCTTGGATGTATCCCCAGGCCTTAGATGCTTTAGAAAAAGAGCAGCGCTTAAATGAATTACTCGACGAGCCCTGGTAG